The following coding sequences lie in one bacterium genomic window:
- the rpsJ gene encoding 30S ribosomal protein S10, with protein sequence MPTKAKKQKTPKAKEENLIQKLRIRVSAYEHKILDNSVKQIIDTALRYDAKILGPVPLPTSIKKYTVNRSAFIYKNAREQFEIRIHKRLIDILNPTAKVIEALTNMSLPSGVNIDVKMM encoded by the coding sequence ATGCCAACAAAAGCGAAAAAACAAAAAACACCAAAAGCGAAAGAAGAGAATCTAATTCAAAAACTTCGTATCCGTGTCAGTGCTTACGAACACAAGATTCTCGATAATTCGGTGAAACAAATTATTGATACCGCACTTCGGTATGATGCAAAAATCTTGGGACCAGTTCCGCTTCCCACTTCGATTAAGAAGTACACCGTCAACAGATCAGCATTCATTTATAAAAACGCGCGAGAACAGTTCGAAATCAGAATCCACAAACGACTCATTGATATTTTAAATCCGACCGCAAAAGTGATTGAGGCACTCACCAACATGAGTCTTCCATCTGGGGTCAACATTGACGTAAAAATGATGTAG